The following proteins come from a genomic window of Alosa sapidissima isolate fAloSap1 chromosome 22, fAloSap1.pri, whole genome shotgun sequence:
- the LOC121696825 gene encoding cadherin-related family member 5, protein MLTPWKLLLCQMAMNILYHVVKASLCLGGQDIFASVRENSPTGEFVANINMEGNPGTTTVRLCLTGENANWFFLEGQSIRLNSSYTRGLDREALGSVLMAFLTCYEDDIVQSEYRIMVEILNENDNKPRFVEKTIQPLYITELTAVNSEAFAVKAKDADGDTILYILDRTSPDADYFRIDLPNSGKVILDKPLDFETKTQLEVVIYAVEMNTREKYNTTATLIVNVLDGDDQYPVFLPCTPISRHQDDLICTNPLYTVNITEKEQDSVLHFAPGPIHAEDGDKDIRALITYSLLSGDDHGRFIIDNATGQITLTRRVENRLLTPNYTLRIMAAQKNDPKKYTVATALVHVQADNHFQPHFNKTTYKGFLIESSSPATLVSTYGNDVLMVQAIDRDFRDGVNPRMAYSIQPKGSSTNLYHITQDGFLIARTDLLQAFDRHILKVVAMDLETGETAQTSVDIEVLQKGQSVPRSQFGEERLFGDMDAGLAGGIAGVILLLAVAALCLLIRIARRWRDRQDPGERGSVALGKHPNVVRDGPLMKARSLRWYQMVNSGRPVPLIEEFSYNNEAYHDNETDFNSLCGKEGIYTKSNDISLRPTSLKQFRYREPNQHRNNNNMLPILVMPEPLSDVPSSSILTNGEVREKFLDKSASFSEGTYRGDWEASSLGQSRIKRLERRHTAGRMEGRGDSSILTQFCITSSIYERRQCMESENSDDEVLTIDNSTSKLIAECQESRECCASDDIEEEEIIEEAGNKEKEEEEEFMEPTFYSADEEDTMLEDRPRITFQFKRPKPPRAHKELLSTPKHEDSQANNNNQTPVSIPKEDAEVQGDQEADPSQTQFLCIEDNSADVEV, encoded by the exons ATGCTGACTCCCTGGAAGCTTCTCCTTTGCCAAATGGCAATGAATATACTCTACCACGTCGTAAAAG CCAGCCTATGCCTTGGTGGGCAGGATATTTTTGCCTCTGTTCGAGAGAACAGTCCGACAGGGGAGTTTGTTGCAAACATCAACATGGAAGGAAACCCTGGAACCACTACTGTTCGACTGTGCCTCACTGGAGAGAATGCTAATTGGTTTTTCCTAGAGGGGCAAAGTATCAGACTAAACTCCTCTTACACTAGGGGTTTAGATCGGGAG GCTCTGGGGTCAGTACTAATGGCATTCTTGACATGTTATGAGGATGACATAGTACAG AGTGAATACAGAATCATGGTTGAGATCttgaatgaaaatgacaataagCCACGGTTCGTGGAGAAAACAATACAACCCCTGTACATAACTGAG CTTACTGCAGTAAACTCGGAAGCTTTTGCAGTGAAGGCCAAGGATGCTGATGGTGACACAATTTTATACATTCTTGATCGCACATCG CCTGATGCTGACTACTTCAGAATAGACTTGCCCAACAGCGGCAAAGTCATCCTGGACAAGCCTCTGGACTTTGAGACAAAGACTCAGCTGGAGGTGGTCATATATGCAGTG GAGATGAACACAAGGGAAAAGTACAACACTACTGCGACGTTGATTGTGAATGTTCTGGACGGGGATGACCAGTACCCAGTATTCTTGCCATGCACTCCCATATCACGACACCAGGATGACTTGATCTGTACCAATCCCTTATACACTGTCAACATCACAGAAAAGGAACAG GACAGTGTGTTACATTTTGCTCCCGGTCCCATTCACGCTGAAGACGGAGACAAAGACATCAGAGCTCTTATAACCTACAGCCTGCTTTCAG GTGATGATCATGGACGCTTCATCATTGACAATGCGACTGGACAGATCACGCTGACCAGACGTGTGGAAAACAGACTGCTGACACCCAACTACACATTACGCATTATG GCTGCTCAGAAGAATGACCCAAAGAAGTACACTGTGGCAACAGCACTTGTGCACGTTCAAGCTGATAACCACTTTCAGCCCCACTTCAACAAAACCACCTACAAGGGCTTTCTCATAGAAAGCTCCAGTCCTGCAACACTGGTCTCCACCTATGGCAATGACGTCCTGATGGTCCAAGCAATTGACCGGGATTTCAGAGAT GGAGTAAATCCTAGGATGGCGTATTCCATCCAACCAAAGGGCTCGAGCACTAATCTCTATCACATAACACAGGACGGATTCCTGATTGCAAGGACTGACCTCCTCCAAGCATTTGACAGACACATTCTCAAG GTGGTTGCCATGGACCTGGAGACTGGTGAGACTGCTCAGACTTCAGTTGATATAGAAGTTCTCCAGAAAGGCCAATCAG TTCCCCGGAGTCAGTTTGGAGAGGAACGGCTGTTTGGTGACATGGACGCAGGCCTAGCCGGTGGCATCGCAGGGGTAATTCTCCTGTTGGCTGTGGCGGCACTGTGCCTCCTCATACGGATTGCGAGGAGGTGGAGGGATAGGCAGGACCCTGGAGAGAGAGGCTCTGTTGCCCTAGGGAAGCATCCTAATGTGGTAAGGGATGGTCCACTCATGAAAGCAAGG AGCTTAAGGTGGTACCAGATG GTGAATTCTGGACGCCCAGTGCCCCTTATTGAAGAGTTCTCCTACAACAATGAAGCATACCATGACAATGAAACTGACTTTAACAGTCTTTGTGGGAAGGAAGGAATTTACACTAAAAGCAATGACATTTCTCTACGCCCAACCTCACTCAAGCAGTTCAGATACAGAGAACCCAATCAACACAGGAATAATAACAACATGCTTCCTATTCTAGTCATGCCAGAACCACTGTCCGATGTACCATCCTCATCTATTTTGACCAATGGAGAGGTCAGGGAGAAATTCCTTGATAAGTCGGCCTCTTTCAGTGAAGGGACCTACAGAGGGGACTGGGAAGCCAGCTCGCTAGGCCAGAGCAGAATAAAGAGATTAGAAAGGCGCCACACCGCAGGCAGAATGGAAGGCAGGGGAGACAGTTCAATATTAACTCAATTCTGCATTACATCCAGTATTTATGAGAGACGCCAATGCATGGAGAGTGAAAATAGTGACGATGAAGTTCTAACGATTGATAATTCAACATCAAAGCTTATAGCCGAATGTCAGGAGAGCCGCGAATGTTGTGCCAGCGATGAcattgaggaggaggagattatAGAAGAGGCCGGTaacaaggagaaggaggaggaggaggagttcaTGGAGCCTACGTTTTACAGTGCTGATGAGGAAGACACAATGCTAGAAGACAGGCCAAGAATTACATTTCAGTTCAAGAGACCCAAGCCACCCAGGGCTCATAAGGAATTATTATCAACACCTAAACATGAGGACTCCCAAGCCAATAACAACAACCAAACACCTGTATCAATTCCAAAGGAGGACGCTGAAGTACAAGGGGATCAGGAAGCGGATCCTTCACAGACACAATTTCTGTGCATTGAAGACAATTCTGCTGATGTTGAAGTTTAA
- the LOC121697716 gene encoding uncharacterized protein LOC121697716 isoform X2: MTDVEVTSSFPGSTVITREPQYIDPALVSGMVVSPPRPLKPSADGVPVKDKSIDERAGPSHAQPPLHSQLNMTAIREQTVSRLQAQKNKHVKDLSLKKDQLQKLLQKLDSPGSHECGSKWHNAEVLGELSMVTSSPEDIKRERTHERSFCTMKNNVSSPKEESEDCLKQTQKSFPLSLASVVVIELVTFITGIVKVLIMGLVEVVGGDVITPLFGAMFNIICEPVIRFLRSISMGIRDVLRPLLALVMEFVQHIALIIQAFRLVEINRFDLPQQSMDL; encoded by the exons ATGACAGACGTCGAAGTTACAAG CTCTTTTCCTGGGAGTACAGTCATCACTAGAGAACCTCAGTACATTGATCCTGCACTAGTCTCTGGAATGGTGGTGTCCCCACCCAGGCCACTAAAGCCTTCAGCTGATGGTGTGCCTGTTAAAGATAAGAGTATAGATGAGAGGGCAGGGCCCTCGCATGCCCAGCCTCCTCTTCACAGCCAGCTAAACATGACGGCCATCAGAGAGCAGACAGTGTCACGTCTCCAAGCCCAGAAGAACAAACATGTAAAAG ATTTGTCACTGAAAAAGGATCAACTTCAGAAGCTCCTCCAGAAGTTGGACAGCCCAGGTAGCCATGAGTGTGGATCAAAGTGGCACAACGCAGAG GTTCTCGGTGAGTTAAGTATGGTGACATCGTCTCCTGaagacataaagagagagaggacacatgAGAGGAGTTTCTGCACCATGAAGAATAATGT GTCATCACCTAAAGAGGAAAGTGAAGACTGTTTGAAACAAACTCAGAAAAG TTTCCCGCTCAGTCTGGCCTCTGTTGTTGTCATTGAGCTTGTGACCTTTATTACTGGCATAGTGAAG GTCTTGATCATGGgactggtggaggtggtgggagGAGATGTCATAACTCCTCTCTTTGGTGCCATGTTCAATATCATCTGTGAGCCAGTGATCAGATTTCTTCGTAGCATATCGATGGGGATCAGAGATGTACTTCGCCCACTTCTGGCTCTTGTGATGGAATTTGTTCAGCACATAGCGCTGATCATTCAAGCTTTCAGACTCGTGGAAATCAACAGGTTTGATTTACCACAGCAATCAATGGATCTTTGA
- the LOC121697716 gene encoding uncharacterized protein LOC121697716 isoform X1 — MTDVEVTSSFPGSTVITREPQYIDPALVSGMVVSPPRPLKPSADGVPVKDKSIDERAGPSHAQPPLHSQLNMTAIREQTVSRLQAQKNKHVKDLSLKKDQLQKLLQKLDSPGSHECGSKWHNAEVLGELSMVTSSPEDIKRERTHERSFCTMKNNVSSPKEESEDCLKQTQKRSHLAVKLFSRTFFQTLSFPLSLASVVVIELVTFITGIVKVLIMGLVEVVGGDVITPLFGAMFNIICEPVIRFLRSISMGIRDVLRPLLALVMEFVQHIALIIQAFRLVEINRFDLPQQSMDL, encoded by the exons ATGACAGACGTCGAAGTTACAAG CTCTTTTCCTGGGAGTACAGTCATCACTAGAGAACCTCAGTACATTGATCCTGCACTAGTCTCTGGAATGGTGGTGTCCCCACCCAGGCCACTAAAGCCTTCAGCTGATGGTGTGCCTGTTAAAGATAAGAGTATAGATGAGAGGGCAGGGCCCTCGCATGCCCAGCCTCCTCTTCACAGCCAGCTAAACATGACGGCCATCAGAGAGCAGACAGTGTCACGTCTCCAAGCCCAGAAGAACAAACATGTAAAAG ATTTGTCACTGAAAAAGGATCAACTTCAGAAGCTCCTCCAGAAGTTGGACAGCCCAGGTAGCCATGAGTGTGGATCAAAGTGGCACAACGCAGAG GTTCTCGGTGAGTTAAGTATGGTGACATCGTCTCCTGaagacataaagagagagaggacacatgAGAGGAGTTTCTGCACCATGAAGAATAATGT GTCATCACCTAAAGAGGAAAGTGAAGACTGTTTGAAACAAACTCAGAAAAG ATCACATCTGGCAGTTAAGCTCTTCAGCCGAACATTTTTCCAAACCCTCAGTTTCCCGCTCAGTCTGGCCTCTGTTGTTGTCATTGAGCTTGTGACCTTTATTACTGGCATAGTGAAG GTCTTGATCATGGgactggtggaggtggtgggagGAGATGTCATAACTCCTCTCTTTGGTGCCATGTTCAATATCATCTGTGAGCCAGTGATCAGATTTCTTCGTAGCATATCGATGGGGATCAGAGATGTACTTCGCCCACTTCTGGCTCTTGTGATGGAATTTGTTCAGCACATAGCGCTGATCATTCAAGCTTTCAGACTCGTGGAAATCAACAGGTTTGATTTACCACAGCAATCAATGGATCTTTGA
- the LOC121697716 gene encoding uncharacterized protein LOC121697716 isoform X3, whose product MVVSPPRPLKPSADGVPVKDKSIDERAGPSHAQPPLHSQLNMTAIREQTVSRLQAQKNKHVKDLSLKKDQLQKLLQKLDSPGSHECGSKWHNAEVLGELSMVTSSPEDIKRERTHERSFCTMKNNVSSPKEESEDCLKQTQKRSHLAVKLFSRTFFQTLSFPLSLASVVVIELVTFITGIVKVLIMGLVEVVGGDVITPLFGAMFNIICEPVIRFLRSISMGIRDVLRPLLALVMEFVQHIALIIQAFRLVEINRFDLPQQSMDL is encoded by the exons ATGGTGGTGTCCCCACCCAGGCCACTAAAGCCTTCAGCTGATGGTGTGCCTGTTAAAGATAAGAGTATAGATGAGAGGGCAGGGCCCTCGCATGCCCAGCCTCCTCTTCACAGCCAGCTAAACATGACGGCCATCAGAGAGCAGACAGTGTCACGTCTCCAAGCCCAGAAGAACAAACATGTAAAAG ATTTGTCACTGAAAAAGGATCAACTTCAGAAGCTCCTCCAGAAGTTGGACAGCCCAGGTAGCCATGAGTGTGGATCAAAGTGGCACAACGCAGAG GTTCTCGGTGAGTTAAGTATGGTGACATCGTCTCCTGaagacataaagagagagaggacacatgAGAGGAGTTTCTGCACCATGAAGAATAATGT GTCATCACCTAAAGAGGAAAGTGAAGACTGTTTGAAACAAACTCAGAAAAG ATCACATCTGGCAGTTAAGCTCTTCAGCCGAACATTTTTCCAAACCCTCAGTTTCCCGCTCAGTCTGGCCTCTGTTGTTGTCATTGAGCTTGTGACCTTTATTACTGGCATAGTGAAG GTCTTGATCATGGgactggtggaggtggtgggagGAGATGTCATAACTCCTCTCTTTGGTGCCATGTTCAATATCATCTGTGAGCCAGTGATCAGATTTCTTCGTAGCATATCGATGGGGATCAGAGATGTACTTCGCCCACTTCTGGCTCTTGTGATGGAATTTGTTCAGCACATAGCGCTGATCATTCAAGCTTTCAGACTCGTGGAAATCAACAGGTTTGATTTACCACAGCAATCAATGGATCTTTGA
- the irf5 gene encoding interferon regulatory factor 5 — protein sequence MSIQPRRIRLKPWLLAQVNSGNYPGLQWLSKDHKLFQIPWHHATRHMPTPEEENTIFRAWALETGKYQEGVDEPDPAKWKANLRCALNKSREFRLKYDGTKETPVQPYKIYEVCAQPSSGDQEGEEDELPDIVNLSIDSRMNDPSSFQVYSAHDVPFPSPMSDRFGPAHIIPAMPLLQDSVQTNAGGTANMTAHLSQTAVAPQEFGRHMAMMSSVEQGMLALRGPMENGLAMDTGVMPNPVLTEISTPAIPAVPMVESPMPGVQTVAEPQVQPCIYDLLSSPHVLPLTDLDIKFQYRGRMAGSLTVSNPQGCRLYYGHLEPTPEQVDLFGPVYLNQVLFPGTAEIVNEKQKFYTDHLLDVMDRGLVLEIRGQDIYAVRLCQCKVFWSGPGVSENGLPNPMEREKKIRVFSLNEFLHGLILYQKNEAPSLPPFEIYFCFGEDWPDKKPKEKKLIIVQVVPVVARILTEMFSGELSWSLDSIRLQISNPDLKDQTVEQFKELQRLLQSQHGQNLRLYTQS from the exons ATGAGTATCCAACCAAGAAGGATCCGTCTGAAGCCATGGCTGCTGGCTCAAGTGAACAGTGGGAACTATCCAGGGCTGCAATGGCTCAGCAAGGACCACAAGCTTTTCCAGATCCCCTGGCACCATGCTACCCGTCACATGCCCACACCAGAGGAGGAGAACACTATATTTAGG GCCTGGGCCCTGGAAACAGGGAAGTACCAGGAGGGAGTGGATGAGCCAGACCCTGCCAAATGGAAAGCCAACCTGCGCTGCGCTCTCAACAAGAGTCGAGAGTTCAGACTGAAGTATGACGGTACCAAAGAGACGCCTGTCCAGCCTTACAAAATATATGAAGTGTGCGCCCAGCCATCCAGTGGAG ATCAAGAAGGTGAAGAAGACGAG CTACCAGACATTGTAAACCTCTCCATTG ACTCCAGAATGAATGATCCCTCAAGTTTTCAAGTCTATTCGGCTCACGATGTCCCTTTCCCGTCCCCCATGAGTGACCGGTTTGGCCCTGCCCACATCATACCCGCCATGCCGCTTCTGCAGGACAGCGTCCAGACTAATGCGGGTGGGACTGCCAACATGACTGCTCACCTCTCCCAGACGGCGGTGGCTCCCCAAGAGTTCGGTAGGCACATGGCCATGATGAGCAGCGTGGAGCAGGGAATGCTTGCGCTCAGAGGGCCCATGGAGAATGGGCTGGCCATGGACACAGGGGTCATGCCCAACCCTGTACTCACGGAAATCTCTACTCCTGCCATCCCTGCTGTGCCCATGGTGGAGAGCCCAATGCCAGGGGTGCAGACTGTAGCAGAACCCCAAGTTCAGCCCTGCATTTATGACCTGCTGAGCAGTCCACATGTGCTACCCT TGACTGATCTGGACATTAAGTTCCAATACCGTGGTCGGATGGCTGGGTCACTTACTGTCAGTAACCCTCAAGGTTGCCGACTTTACTATGGTCACCTGGAACCAACACCGGAACAGGTGGACCTGTTTGGCCCTGTATACCTCAATCAGGTGCTGTTTCCAGGCACAGCAGAGATTGTGAATGAAAAACAGAAGTTCTACACTGACCACTTATTGGATGTGATGGACCGGGGATTAGTCCTGGAGATCCGTGGACAGGACATCTATGCTGTGCGTCTCTGTCAGTGCAAAGTCTTCTGGTCTGGCCCAGGAGTATCAGAAAATGGTCTTCCCAATCCtatggagagggagaagaagatcAGAGTGTTCAGTCTTAATGAGTTCTTGCATG GACTTATCTTGTACCAAAAAAATGAAGCCCCTTCCCTGCCACCTTTTGAAATCTATTTCTGTTTTGGAGAGGATTGGCCTGACAAGAAACCTAAAGAGAAGAAACTCATCATTGTTCAG gtGGTACCTGTGGTGGCAAGGATTCTTACAGAGATGTTCTCCGGTGAGCTGTCCTGGTCTTTAGATAGCATCCGGCTTCAGATTTCCAACCCAGATCTAAAAGACCAGACAGTGGAACAGTTCAAAGAGCTGCAGAGACTCTTGCAGAGTCAGCATGGCCAAAACCTACGCCTCTACACCCAGTCCTGA
- the tnpo3 gene encoding transportin-3 — MDGTKPSVPIVYQAVQALYHDPDPAGKERASVWLEELQRSMYAWEVSDQLLQLKQDVESCYFAAQTMKMKIQTSFYELPPETHIALRDSLLSHIQNLKDLSPIIITQLALAIADLALQMASWKGSVHTLIEKYSNDISSMPFLIEILTVLPEEVHSRSLRIGANRRTEIIEDLAFCSSTVVALLVTCVEKTGNDEKMLIKVFRCLGSWFNLGVLDSNFMASNHLIIVLFQVLQRHDTSTNLHEAASDCVCSALYAIENVDTHVALAMQLFKGVLTLETAYHMAVAREDLDKVLNYCRIFTELCETFMEITVRSPGQGMGDLRTLELLLICAGHPQYEVAEISFNFWYRLGEHLYKTNNPALHNVFRPYIQRLLHSLARHCQLDPDHEGIPEDTDDFGEFRMRVSDLVKDVIFLVGSMECFSQLYSTLREGNPPWEVTEAVLFIMAAIAKSVDPENNPTLTEVLEQIVLLPQTVHMAVRYTSIELVGEMSEVVDRNPRFLDPVLNYLMKGLREKPLASVAAKAIHNICSVCRDHMAQHFQGLLDIARALDTFALSSDAAVGLLKGTALVLARLPLEKIAECLSDLCAVQVMALKKLLAQDSSNGKSADPTVWLDRLAVIFRHTNPMVENGQTHPCQKVIQEIWPVLSETLNAHQADNRIVERCCRCLRFAVRCVGKGSASLLQPLVTQMVSVYQVYPHSCFLYLGSILVDEYGMEEGCRQGLLDMLQALCMPTFQLLEQPNGLRNHPDTVDDLFRLATRFVQRSPVTLLSSTIIVHIIQCAIAATTLDHRDANCSVMKFVRDLVHTGVSNDHEDDFEVRKQLIGQAMGQHGQQLVTQLVHSCCFCLPPYTLPDVAEVLWEIMVFDRPTFCRWLETALKGLPKETAGGAVSVTHKQLTDFHKQVTSAEECKQVCWAIREFTRLYR; from the exons ATGGATGGTACCAAACCGTCCGTTCCAATTGTATACCAAGCCGTACAGGCTCTTTACCATGATCCAGACCCTGCCGGTAAAGAGAGAGCCTCAGTATGGCTCGAGGAACTGCAAAGATCG ATGTATGCATGGGAAGTGTCAGATCAGTTGCTGCAGTTGAAGCAGGACGTGGAGTCCTGTTACTTCGCGGCCCAGACTATGAAGATGAAGATTCAGACCTCATTCTACGAGCTTCCTCCAGAGACCCACATAGCCCTGCGTGACTCACTGCTCTCTCACATACAGAACCTCAAAGATCTCTCTCCTATTATAATAACCCAG CTTGCCCTAGCAATCGCTGACCTGGCTCTGCAGATGGCTTCGTGGAAGGGCAGTGTCCATACTCTCATTGAAAA GTACAGTAACGACATCTCCTCCATGCCCTTCCTAATTGAGATACTCACCGTTCTACCAGAGGAAGTGCACAGCCGGTCCTTAAGGATTGGTGCAAACAGACGCACAGAAATCATTGAGGATCTAGCCTTCTGCTCCAGCACTGTTGTTGCCTTGTTG GTCACGTGTGTGGAGAAGACGGGCAACGATGAAAAGATGTTGATAAAGGTGTTCCGCTGCCTGGGGAGCTGGTTTAACCTCGGGGTGTTGGACAGCAACTTCATGGCCAGCAACCATCTCATCATAGTGCTCTTCCAAGTTCTG CAAAGGCATGACACATCCACCAATTTGCACGAGGCTgcctctgactgtgtgtgttcggCACTTTATGCTATTGAGAATGTGGACACACACGTTGCCTTGGCTATGCAGCTGTTCAAGGGTGTATTGACGCTGGAGACTGCCTACCACATGGCTGTGGCCAGAGAAGACCTGGACAA AGTGCTGAATTACTGCCGGATCTTCACGGAGCTATGCGAGACCTTCATGGAGATCACGGTCAGGAGCCCTGGTCAGGGCATGGGAGACCTGCGCACGCTGGAGTTGCTTCTTATCTGTGCAGGCCATCCACAATATGAG GTGGCAGAGATTTCCTTTAACTTTTGGTACCGTCTGGGAGAGCATCTCTACAAGACGAACAACCCAGCCCTTCACAATGTATTCAGGCCCTACATCCAGAGACTGCTGCACAGCTTGGCTCGCCACTGTCAGCTGGACCCAGATCAT GAAGGCATACCCGAGGACACCGATGATTTTGGGGAGTTCAGGATGAGAGTTTCCGATCTTGTGAAGGATGTGATCTTTCTCGTTGGCTCCATGGAATGTTTTTCACAG cttTACTCCACTCTGAGGGAGGGGAACCCCCCATGGGAGGTGACTGAAGCTGTGCTCTTCATCATGGCCGCCATCGCCAAGAGCGTAGATCC TGAGAACAACCCCACCCTGACGGAGGTGCTGGAGCAGATCGTGTTGCTGCCCCAGACTGTGCACATGGCAGTCCGCTACACCAGCATCGAGCTCGTAGGGGAGATGAGTGAAGTGGTTGACCGCAACCCCCGCTTCTTAG ATCCCGTGCTGAACTACTTGATGAAGGGTCTGCGGGAGAAGCCTCTCGCTTCAGTGGCCGCCAAAGCCATCCACAACATCTGCTCTGTGTGCCGTGACCACATGGCACAGCACTTCCAGGGCCTGCTGGACATAGCGCGTGCACTGGACACCTTCGCCCTGTCCTCAGATGCTGCTGTGGGCCTGCTTAAGG GTACCGCCTTAGTCTTAGCCCGACTCCCTCTAGAGAAAATTGCGGAGTGTCTGAGTGACCTCTGTGCTGTACAAGTCATGGCGTTGAAGAAG CTGCTGGCTCAGGATTCTAGCAATGGTAAATCTGCAGACCCCACTGTGTGGCTGGACAGACTAGCGGTAATCTTCCG acacACTAACCCGATGGTAGAGAATGGCCAGACACACCCATGCCAAAAGGTCATTCAGGAG ATCTGGCCAGTGCTCTCTGAGACTCTGAACGCACACCAGGCCGATAACCGGATTGTGGAGCGCTGCTGCCGTTGCCTGCGCTTCGCCGTGCGCTGTGTGGGCAAGGGGTCCGCCTCCCTGCTGCAGCCCCTggtcacacag ATGGTCAGTGTGTATCAGGTGTACCCCCACTCGTGTTTCCTCTACCTGGGGAGCATCCTGGTGGATGAATACGGCATGGAAGAGGGCTGCAGACAAGGACTTCTAGATATGCTGCAG GCTCTGTGTATGCCTACTTTCCAGCTCCTGGAGCAGCCCAACGGCTTGCGTAACCACCCTGATACCGTGGATGACCTCTTCAGACTTGCCACAAG GTTTGTCCAGCGCAGCCCCGTCACTCTACTCAGCAGTACCATCATTGTCCACATAATCCAGTGTGCCATTGCGGCCACCACTCTTGACCACAGAGATGCCAACTGCAGTGTCATGAAGTTTGTTCGTGACCTGGTCCACACTGGCGTCTCCAATGAT CATGAGGACGACTTTGAGGTCCGGAAACAGCTGATTGGTCAGGCTATGGGGCAACATGGCCAGCAGCTGGTCACTCAGCTGGTGCACTCCTGCTGCTTCTGCCTGCCACCTTACACACTCCCTGACGTGGCCGAGGTGCTCTGGGAGATCATGGTCTTCGATCGGCCG ACCTTTTGCCGCTGGCTGGAGACTGCATTGAAGGGTCTTCCCAAGGAGACAGCCGGGGGCGCTGTCTCTGTCACTCACAAGCAACTTACAGACTTCCACAAGCAGGTCACCAG TGCAGAGGAATGTAAGCAGGTGTGCTGGGCCATCAGAGAGTTCACCAGGCTATACCGATAG